DNA from Blastocatellia bacterium:
GCTTTGGAGTCTGTCCCTGACATGTTGAAGCCGCCAAATGGGTGCACGTCCACGAGCGCGCCGGTGCACTTGCGGTTCAAATAGAGATTGCCGACGTGAAATTCCTGCCGCGCGCGTTCAAGGTGCTTTCGCTCACGTGAGTAGAGCGAGCCGGTCAAGCCGAACTTCGTGTTGTTGGCAATGGCCAAGGCCTGATCAAAATCGGCGGCCCGCAAGCACGCCAGCACAGGCCCAAAAATTTCTTCCTGAGCGATCCGGGCCATCGGGTCTACATCGCCGAAGATGGTTGGCGCGATGAAGTAGCCATTGCCGAGTTCTTGCAATGCATGGCCGCCGGTGAGGGTCTTGCCTTCCTTCTTGCCGATGTCAATATAGTCGAGAATGGATTGATACGCCGATCGGCTGGCCACCGGTCCCATATACGTCTCTTGGTTCTTAGCCGGGCCGACGATCAACTTTTGCGCGCGCTCGACGAGGCGTTCGATGACCTGGTCATAGACATCCTGAACCATGACAGCACGCGAGCAGGCCGAGCATTTCTGCCCTGCGAATCCGTAAGCAGAGGCCACAATGCCTTCAGCCGCGGCATCCAGGTCAGCCGAGCTATCAACAACGATGGTATCTTTTCCGCCCATCTCGGCCACGACGCGCTTGATCCAAATTTGTCCGGGTGATGTTCTGGCAGCCAGCTCGTTGATCCGCAAGCCGACTTCCATTGAGCCGGTGAACGCGATGAACCGCGTCTTGGGATGGAGCACCAGCGAATCGCCGACGACACTGCCGCTGCCGGGTAGGAAATTGATAACGCCGGGCGGCAACGAGACTTCTTCCATCAACTCGACGAACTTCGCGGCAATGATCGGCGTGTCGCTCGATGGTTTCAGCACGACGGTGTTGCCGGCAACAATCGCGGCTGTGGTCATGCCGACGAGAATCGCCAATGGGAAATTCCACGGCGGGATCACCACGCCAACGCCAAGCGGGATGTAGAACCATTCATTATGCTCGTCCTTGAGCGGCGACGGTGTAGCCGGTTTTGGCTCGGCATAGCGCAGGGCTTCGCGCCCGTAGAACTCCATGAAGTCAATGGCCTCGGCCACATCGGCATCGGCTTCGGCCCAAGGTTTACCAATTTCATGAACCATCCACGCGGCAAATTCCAATTTGCGCCGGCGCATGACGGCGGCAGCGTTGAACAAATAACGCGCGCGGTGCTCGGCTGGCATGCGGCTCCATGAGGCAAAGGCTTTCCAAGCCTCGTCCATCGCTTTGTCCACCAATTCAGCATTGGCGCGATGAACGGAGCCGACTACTTCATCATAGTTCGAGGGATTGAGCGAATGCAGCAGGTCGCCGGTTTCGTATCGCTTGCCGCCGATGATCAGTGGATACTGGCGACCAAATTGGCGTTCGACAGATGCTAACGCCTGCCGCATGGCCGCAGCATTGGCTTCATTGGTGAAATCCAGATAGGGTTCATTCTTGAATGGCGGAACCATAGTTCACTCCTCCTCAAGGTAACGGTACTTCAACCGATGAGCGGAATGTGTACCACATCAGCCGGGCAAACTCAATGCAGCCGGAGCGCGCACGATGGGTCTCCCACTGCGCGTTTGCGATTCGATGAGCCGTAAGTTGACCAGCCGCTGAGCACGCCATTGCAGGAGACGCTGAAGACCTCGCATCGGCGATTCCAGTATCAGCCGGCTGGATCAGGCGGCGTTCGCTGGAGCGGCCGGCGCGAACATGTTCTCGCTGAATTGTTGCTGCGTATCCAGCCACTGTCCTTCCAGTCGCAGTCCGGCAGCCTCGGCCAACCTCTCGATCTCAGCAAACGAATACTTGTAGGAATTTTCTGTGTGGATCGCTTCGCCGGCGCTGAAACACACGGTTAATCCCAGGCGGTCAATCAGCACCGTCTGCTCACGCACGCTCTCAAGGTACATTTGCACACATCCGGCCTGTTCGTCATAGGTCGCGCGATGACGAAACCCCTGCAAATCAAAATGGCCGCCCAATTCGCGGTTGATCCGCGCTAGCAGATTTAAGTTGAACTGCGCCGTCACGCCTTGTGCATCGTCATAGGCAGCCTCCAGCACGGCGCGACTCTTGCGCAGATCAATGCCGACCAGCAGCCGATCCGATGGCATCATCCACCGGCGGATTTGCCGAAGAAACTCACTGGCGGCGGCTCGCTCGAAGTTGCCCACGTTCGATCCCAGCCATAGAATCAATCTTGGTCCTTCAATGACCGATGACAACTGCTGCAATCCATCCTGATATTCGGCGGCGATTGCCACGATCTGCAATGTGTCGTAATCACGCAGCAACGCGCGTGAGCTTTGTTCGAGCGCCGCGCGTGAAATGTCTACGGGCACGTAGCGCAATCTGCCCTGTCGTTGTAACAATGCTTCGATCAGAACGCGTGTTTTACTGGCGCTGCCGCTGCCCAGTTCGACCAGCGTCAAATTCGGTGGGCAGGTCGCTAGAATCTCCGTTGTCCGCGTCAGCAAAATCTCCTGCTCAGCACGTGTCAGGTAGTACTCCGGCAATCGGCAAATCGCCTCAAACAGGTGTGATCCGTCTGCATCGTAGAAATAGCGGCAGTCAAGCCGCTTTGGACTCGCCGACAGCCCGGCTGACACATCGCGAGCGAACGCCGCTAGCTGATCGCTCAGCTCGCCGCCCATCAGTAGGAAGCGTTCATGTGTTGTCATCGTATGTAGGCCCTCGATCCTCAACTATAGAATGCAGCACAGGAGTCAGCAGAAAGCGTTCATGAGTTGTCACCGTATGTAGAGCGCCTCCTGTTCAGGTCAATGGCTTGGCAGAGTCGGTCATTAGCCATAGCCTGTGCGAGCCTCACCACCGCGCCAGGTGGGCAGAGCAAATCGTTTGATCGCCATCGTGGCAATGGTCTGGCCAATGCTGAGCGACGCCGTCGCCGCCGGTGATGGCGCGTTCACGACGTGGATCATGTGTTCAGCTTCAATGATGCGGAAATCATCAATCAACTGGCCAGTCGGATCAACGGCTTGCGCTCGCACGCCGGCTCCTGCCGGTTGAATGTCGTCAGGCTGCAACGTTGGGACCAATCGCTGCAACGCTCTCACGAACGCGCGTCGGCTCAACGAGCGATAATACTCGCCAAGCCCTACACTGCCGTACCGCCGCGCCATTCGCCAAAATCCACCGTATGAGATCATGCTCAGCGTGTCTCTGAGCGAAAAGCTGGTTCGTTGATACCCTTCTCGCTTGAACGCTAAGACCGCATTTGGCCCCACCTCCACACGCCCGTCAATCGTTCGTGTGAAATGTACACCGAGAAACGGCAGCCGCGGATCAGGCACTGGATAGATCAGATTCTTCACCAGACGGCGTCGTTCTGGAATCAGCTCATAATACTCACCGCGGAACGGAATGATCCGCAAGCGTGGATGCATGCCGCACATTCGCGCCACGCGATCCGATTGTAAGCCAGCGCAACCGATCAAGTAACGGCACTGCACGTCTCCAGTGGTGGTGTTCAGTATCAACGCTTCGGTTCGCCGCTGGACACTCACGACGCGGGCTTGCGTGCGAATCTCTGCGCCGGCTTCCTGCGCCCGCCTGGCCATTGCTTCTGCCACATCTGCGTAGTTGACAATCCCCGTCTGAGGGACAAACAGTCCGGCGATGCCTGAGACATGCGGCTCGTATTCAGCAAGCTGCTCGGCTGTCAACTGTCGGATGCCTTGCAGCCCGTTAGCCGCGCCGCGTCGGGCCAATTCGTCCAACACGGCGCGCTCGGTCTCATTCACTGCGACAACCAACTTACCGCATTGTTCGTGGGCAATGCCATGCTCCCGACAGAAGCGATACATCGCTTCGCGGCCTTCCGTGCAGTGGCGTGCCTTGAGCGAGCCGGGCTTG
Protein-coding regions in this window:
- the pruA gene encoding L-glutamate gamma-semialdehyde dehydrogenase encodes the protein MVPPFKNEPYLDFTNEANAAAMRQALASVERQFGRQYPLIIGGKRYETGDLLHSLNPSNYDEVVGSVHRANAELVDKAMDEAWKAFASWSRMPAEHRARYLFNAAAVMRRRKLEFAAWMVHEIGKPWAEADADVAEAIDFMEFYGREALRYAEPKPATPSPLKDEHNEWFYIPLGVGVVIPPWNFPLAILVGMTTAAIVAGNTVVLKPSSDTPIIAAKFVELMEEVSLPPGVINFLPGSGSVVGDSLVLHPKTRFIAFTGSMEVGLRINELAARTSPGQIWIKRVVAEMGGKDTIVVDSSADLDAAAEGIVASAYGFAGQKCSACSRAVMVQDVYDQVIERLVERAQKLIVGPAKNQETYMGPVASRSAYQSILDYIDIGKKEGKTLTGGHALQELGNGYFIAPTIFGDVDPMARIAQEEIFGPVLACLRAADFDQALAIANNTKFGLTGSLYSRERKHLERARQEFHVGNLYLNRKCTGALVDVHPFGGFNMSGTDSKAGGRDYLLLFLQAKSVAEKY
- the egtD gene encoding L-histidine N(alpha)-methyltransferase — translated: MTTHERFLLMGGELSDQLAAFARDVSAGLSASPKRLDCRYFYDADGSHLFEAICRLPEYYLTRAEQEILLTRTTEILATCPPNLTLVELGSGSASKTRVLIEALLQRQGRLRYVPVDISRAALEQSSRALLRDYDTLQIVAIAAEYQDGLQQLSSVIEGPRLILWLGSNVGNFERAAASEFLRQIRRWMMPSDRLLVGIDLRKSRAVLEAAYDDAQGVTAQFNLNLLARINRELGGHFDLQGFRHRATYDEQAGCVQMYLESVREQTVLIDRLGLTVCFSAGEAIHTENSYKYSFAEIERLAEAAGLRLEGQWLDTQQQFSENMFAPAAPANAA
- the lhgO gene encoding L-2-hydroxyglutarate oxidase, which translates into the protein MELKRYDVAVIGGGIVGLATAMALTARARLSLIVLEAEARLAAHQSGHNSGVIHSGLYYKPGSLKARHCTEGREAMYRFCREHGIAHEQCGKLVVAVNETERAVLDELARRGAANGLQGIRQLTAEQLAEYEPHVSGIAGLFVPQTGIVNYADVAEAMARRAQEAGAEIRTQARVVSVQRRTEALILNTTTGDVQCRYLIGCAGLQSDRVARMCGMHPRLRIIPFRGEYYELIPERRRLVKNLIYPVPDPRLPFLGVHFTRTIDGRVEVGPNAVLAFKREGYQRTSFSLRDTLSMISYGGFWRMARRYGSVGLGEYYRSLSRRAFVRALQRLVPTLQPDDIQPAGAGVRAQAVDPTGQLIDDFRIIEAEHMIHVVNAPSPAATASLSIGQTIATMAIKRFALPTWRGGEARTGYG